TCCTGATAGGAATTCTTGCGCACCACGGACAGAACCGGACCAAAGATTTCTTCTTTCCAGACGGCCATGTCCTCTGTGACATTGTCCAACAGCGTGCCGCCAAGGAAATACCCCCCCTCGTAGCCCTGCATATCCTGCGAGAAATCGCGCCCATCAACGACGACTTTGGCACCCTCAGATTCGCCAGTAGCGATATAACCGCGCACCTTTGCCAAGTGCTGTTCAGTGACCAAGGGCCCCATTTCGGACGTCTTGTCGGTGGTCGGGCCGATTTTCAGCGCGTTGATCTTGGGCACCATGATGTCAATCAGCGCATCGGCGACAGCATCGGTCACGGGAACCGCCACGGAGATTGCCATGCAGCGCTCGCCGGCTGATCCGTATGCCGCCCCCATCAGCGCATTCGCCGTCATTTCCAGATCCGCGTCGGGCATGATGATGGCGTGGTTCTTCGCGCCACCAAGTGCTTGCACGCGCTTCCCGTTGGCGGTGCCGGTCTGGTGGATGTATTTTGCGATAGGCGTGGAGCCGACAAAGCTCACGGCCTTGACATCAGGGCTATACAACAGCGCATCGACGGCTTCTTTGTCACCATTGACGACGTTGAACACGCCTGCGGGCAGACCAGCTTCGCTCAGCCATTCGGCCAGTTTCAGCGAGGCCGATGGAACGCGCTCGGAGGGTTTCAACACAAAGGTATTGCCAGTCACGAGGGCCACAGGGAACATCCACATCGGCACCATGGCGGGGAAATTGAACGGTGTGATGCCTGCGCAGACACCCAGGGCCTGACGGATGTTGTGGCTGTCGACGACTGAGCCCACATTCTCGGAAAACTCACCTTTCATGAAGTTTGGTGCGCCGATTGCGAACTCTACGACTTCGAGACCGCGGGTGACTTCGCCTACAGCGTCGTCATGGGTTTTGCCATGCTCGGATGCGAGGATGCCCGCCAGCTCATCTGCGCGGTCCCACAGGATGTTCTTGAATTTATCCAGAATGCGCGCACGGCGCAGGACCGGAGTTTTTGACCATGTGGGGAACGCGGCTTTGGCGGCGGCGATGGCGGCGTCGACTTCGACGGTCGAGGCCAGTGGTACAGAGCGTTCGGACGCGCCAATGGCAGGGTTGAAAACGGGTTGTGTGCGACCTGATGTGCCCTGCACATGCGAGGCGCCAATGTAATGTGTAAGTTCGGTCATGGCTTGCTCCTGAAATTATGGCCCCGCTCTACAGTCTTGCTATCACCAAAAACATACACAATACTGATGAACTGTTATTCGAATTTGGATGTAATGGATGAACTGGGATGATCTGCGTTTCTTTCTGGCCGTGTCCCGCGAAGGGCAGATCCTGCGCGCAGCCCAAAGACTCGGCACCTCACAAGCGCGGGTCAA
This genomic interval from Paracoccaceae bacterium contains the following:
- a CDS encoding CoA-acylating methylmalonate-semialdehyde dehydrogenase, with the protein product MTELTHYIGASHVQGTSGRTQPVFNPAIGASERSVPLASTVEVDAAIAAAKAAFPTWSKTPVLRRARILDKFKNILWDRADELAGILASEHGKTHDDAVGEVTRGLEVVEFAIGAPNFMKGEFSENVGSVVDSHNIRQALGVCAGITPFNFPAMVPMWMFPVALVTGNTFVLKPSERVPSASLKLAEWLSEAGLPAGVFNVVNGDKEAVDALLYSPDVKAVSFVGSTPIAKYIHQTGTANGKRVQALGGAKNHAIIMPDADLEMTANALMGAAYGSAGERCMAISVAVPVTDAVADALIDIMVPKINALKIGPTTDKTSEMGPLVTEQHLAKVRGYIATGESEGAKVVVDGRDFSQDMQGYEGGYFLGGTLLDNVTEDMAVWKEEIFGPVLSVVRKNSYQEALDLVHSHDYANGTAIFTRDGDTARSFSQDVEVGMIGINVPIPVPMAYHSFGGWKSSIFGEHHMHGMEGVRFYTRIKTTTTRWPSGRRSDPEFTMPTLG